A window of Rosa rugosa chromosome 7, drRosRugo1.1, whole genome shotgun sequence genomic DNA:
AAGGTAAAGAGAAATTTGATCCCACACAGACACTAAACAACTACCGATCTCATGCGCTTCTGGCAAGCATTTCCTGGAATCTCCTGTAGGACTCCTGCTTCTCCAACATGAACTTCTCATGACAGCTTGCAATGAACAAATCGGCCAGCTTATCAATCTCATTCTCATCTGTCTCATCAGCCATGGATTTTTCATGCACCTTGTTTTCCTCCAGCCATTGGAGGTACCCCGAAAGCTGCGACTCGCCGCTGTCCTGATCATGACCGCCGCATTGCTCCTCGGTTGAAATTACGGAATTCCAATTCGAATCGTAGTACAAATGGCTTGTTGATGTGAGACCCTCGTAGACGCGGGCTGGCACGGGAAGAACGTGCGTGGAGGAGCACCAGTTGTAGTGCAGCCGGAACGAGCCGAAGAAgatcttgttcttgttcttgctcCTGCTCTTCTTTGAAGGGTAAATCAGTTGCATGGGCTGGCTCtccttaatgatttgaatgaaAAAGGATATGGTTTTGGATTTGGCTTTGTTGAGATACCGAATTGCGCGGCACACGTGGGAGAAGATGAGGGTGTGGATTAAGGTTTTGAGCTTCGTCATGGAGCTTGAGGAAGAAGacgatggtggtggtggtggtaaggTGGAGAAAACCTGGAGAGGAGGGAGGGTTTTTAGATTGGAGGGTCCAACCATTTTTTGTCTGTGTTGCGAAGTGTGTGACTGCCTGAGTGGCCCTCCTATTGAAATTTGGATTTATAAAGGGATTTGATTACAAGCTTGCCCCTTGACTTTTGGATTATTTAAAGAAGTGCCATCCAACTTTTGTGACCCAAGGGGAAATATGGCACTTTCGCCCTTTATGGGAATTTGAAAGCTGTGAAAGGCTGAAAGGTTCTAAGGTGAGACGACTCAGACGAGACTCGCGGTTAGTTTATTTGAAGTAGTGGCAGTTACTGTAATTTCACGTAAAATTGGGGCTGGTTTTTGGGGAAGAGAAAGGGAGTGGTGTGACGTCTATTGCTGGCGCCAAGATCCCAAGAGCAAGGGTAATTTTAAATTCAGTAATTTAAGCAGCTCtctagtccaaaaaaaaaaaagaggataaTTAAGTAGCTCGAGAACGACTATTAAGGCTTAAACTTCGCCGAAATTACAAGCTTAGTAATATTATAATGTACCTGGCACTAGCCAGAACTGTCATTTTTCCGGCCTATGGTTTGGCTTTGATACAAAGAGATCTCATCAAATGACAAAGTCCAACAGCAGGACTTCTACTTGTTTTAAACGATTAACAAAAAATCTTCACCATATGTGGACTCTATTTCAATAGGaaaatgtgaaaaaaaaaaaaaaaagttctaaatTTCAATACGCACACCTTTGAAAAAATGTAAGTAGATAACTATTAACACTTCATCTCTAACGCCTTGCAGATCCGCATTCCCTCACAGCCGAATTCCTAAGAGACACCTCCATGTCTGAGTAAAATTAACAATAATAATGTAAGTAGATGATGACTCAGACACTGCCTCAAAAATCTTTTACTTGACATTAACCATAGTAAATCTAGATCGAGTAGCTGCTGATCACGAAGGATTTCACAAGGATGAAAAATAAACCCGCGACCTCTACCGAATTCACAAGAAACGcaaatcaatcaaaacaaaaataggGAACTTGGAATCTGAAGAGCCAAGATTAATTGAGCAAAACCTTAGTCTTAGAAGCTAACCGGTGAACATGATGAGTAGTGGAGAGAAACAAATTCAAAGCAAATATGAATTATAACCTCATATGCAAGGtttcacttttccaatgtgaaaTAATACTCCACATTAATGTGTGATAGGGATAAAAAGATCTAGGGATCCAACCGAAACCGAATTTGCACTAGGTGAATAGGCTCAAATTCTTATGAGCTCTTACTTAAGATCTAACCTTTCAAATGTGGGAGAACACTCCACATTCTCGTGATTTAAAATGTCTAATATTAATCTTGTAATTATATTTTGACGTGCTTGACTTCAATTTTTATCGTAACCTATTACGAAAATGAGTAAATTTAGTGTGCTGCAACATGAACTACATGAGTAACATGTATCGATCTGAACCACAATTATCGTTCGTAATATAGCGTATCATTTTGCAGTAAGTCAAGATAGTGATTGAGTTGCGAAAACTTTGGGATAGGTACCCACCTTCTGAATTGAGTTCTTTCAAGTTAAAGAATCACTTTCTAGTTATTGTGGAATGTGGAACAATTAGGAGATTCTGTAGAAAAGTGTGGAGTTCCGCTTTTAATGGCAACATGCTATAGGGTGATCGTTCCTTAATCACTTATTATGGGGTCAAATCACTACGTTTTAAGTCTCATCTATATCAACAATTTTATAAGTATCATAGCAAATTCTATcaatcgaattttttttttttttaagaaatacGAGACATCTAGGTCATATTCTATCGATCTAACGAAAATTGCATTACTACTAGTGGGAATTATTGAACTTTTGTGCAAATTTgcagcaacaaaaaaaaaaaaaataaatatatatatatatatatatatatatatatatagagagagagagagagagagagagagagagaatttcatGTTTTCTCTTTTACAATAAGCTTTGATatcactctaaaaaaaaaaaaaatagaagcttTGATATCATGCTGTATTGTTCACTCTATATAAATCCAATTGGTTACAACTTGATCAAGATATAGCAGGTTTTGTAGACTCAAGACTTAGCTCGATGTGGAATATGGTCTCAATAAAACCCAAACCTTCTTGATGTAACATATTCACTAATGGATTAAACCATGATATTTAAAACCAATCTCAGCGTGTTTGTATGTTTGTTGTAGACTTTAGATCGATAGAATTAAACATTGACTTATTGCTGATCGAGATCGAAGGAAATATCAGTGATTACTGGGATGGAGCTTATCTGTCTAAGTTCAACTTTATCCTCCAACGTTTTTGTTGAGGAAAACGAAATGATCACAATAATACAAGGTTTCTTGTGGACTCGGGAAGCAGCTACATAGAAAACATTTGAGTACGTGAATAAGATCCAAAAAAGATGATGAAAGGTAAACAACTCGAGAAGTTAACCCTTATTTAATTGTAGAGATTTGAAGCTGATATATGTCATTTTTGTTAAGGTCAAGACCGAGTTAGTTCCCAACAGCTTGGTGATCGATATAGGAACATTGAAATATTACTAGTCAGCTATAGCATATACACTATCTTATTGATCCTCAATTTCCAGAAACTTGCATTGAAATGATGTGTACATGAATGTACAAAAGTCACTTGCATTTGTTAAACAGAAAATTTAAAGACTGGGACATTTGACAATTGCTTTGCTGGTGATGAAAGAGACAAATTTGTACACAATTTCTTTGCAAGTGCTGGGTTTTGACCCTGGTCTTGTGCACCAAAAATGAAATCATATTTCCAccagaaattaattaatttgatcATTGTTTCATATGCATGTGTGGTTGCGTATATATAATACGTAAAGTAGGTATGCTGTTTAACTAACCATGGTATATATTCAACTACTGAAGTAAACTAACCAAAGTGATCATCCTCTTATTGCGGCTCATCCTTTCAGTGTCGACTGTGTTCAATTATTTTCTGGGCAGGTAAAAAGTTCATGTCAAACTTTGGACTTAATACTTGATGACCAAGTTTGCCTCTCAGATATCCAGCTCTAGTTACTTGATGTTACTTGATGTTGAAAACACACATCAATTAGAAAATCCAATAAAGATGAAAAGACATCAATAATTTAATAGGAATCATATATATAGTTCCAAATGCATACAAATTAGTCTGAATACTACTAATACAACTACTGATGAAGTTTCCGATTTACCATTATTTCCAAAAGCTTACGTACGTTGTTCGGATGAGTGCATTTAACAATCCC
This region includes:
- the LOC133721938 gene encoding uncharacterized protein LOC133721938: MVGPSNLKTLPPLQVFSTLPPPPPSSSSSSSMTKLKTLIHTLIFSHVCRAIRYLNKAKSKTISFFIQIIKESQPMQLIYPSKKSRSKNKNKIFFGSFRLHYNWCSSTHVLPVPARVYEGLTSTSHLYYDSNWNSVISTEEQCGGHDQDSGESQLSGYLQWLEENKVHEKSMADETDENEIDKLADLFIASCHEKFMLEKQESYRRFQEMLARSA